Within Nostoc sp. UHCC 0926, the genomic segment AAGTTCTTAAGTTACTGGCAATTATCAACGGAGTAATCAAGTTTCGATTCTTTGAGCTACAGATGTTCGTCCACTTATGCGGTGTACCTGGGGCAGGTAAGGGAACATTTGCGCGTTTACTAGAAGCGATTGTGGGTAAATCCAATCACAGCAGCGCTAGGCTACCCAAGCTAGGGGAAGATTACACGATCGCCAACATCATCAACTACCAGCTGGTAGTCTGCCCAGATGAAAAGAAGTATGTAGGCGACTGGGGCGGATTGCTCAGTCTCACTGGGGGAGACACCATCAGCTACCGCGAAATCTACAAGCCAGAATCAAAGGGCAAATTTTACGGGACGATAGTAGTTCTAAGCAATTCAGCTATCTTTGCCGGAGACACCACAGGCATTGAGCGGCGCTTGTGCCTAATGACCTTTGATGTGCCGTTGATAGAGCGCGATCCAGCAATTGAAGCCAGGATGCAAAAAGAAGTCCCAGCTTTAACCGCTCTTAGCCTGGGAATGCCAGACCAACAGGTTACAGACTTGCTCAGGGGAACAGGGTCAGCCGTCATCCCAGACTTTAAGCGCTCCTCGTGGCTACACAAAACCGAAAACGACTCAGTAGCTTTGTTCATGGAGGAAAGGCTAGTAAGAAGCAGTGCCGAAAGTTATGTAACAGTGGGCAACAAGAGCAGCGATATTTACACGCTTTACGGTGCTTACGTTCGTCTGTGCGAGGATAACAACTCTAAGACCTTGTTTACTGCCAACAACTTTAGAAATCGGCTATTAGAATTTAGCCGCGATTTGGGCTGGGATGAAGCCAGGGAGACGAGGCAGAGGGACAACCAATATCGAATTTATGGGGTGAGGTTGAGAGAACAGGACGATGAAGCGCCAAGAATCAGCGAGATTTTAGGGCAGTGTGTACCTGTGTGTACCCCGTGTGTAAGCAGTGTGTACTCGCCAGAACCCTTGGAAAATATGGGGTGTGTAAGGTGTGTAGAAGAAAATGACCGATCATCGCGCATGTGCATCGAATCAGCTAGTGAAAATAAATCCATAATTGATGAAAGTTGCCCCGAAAACCTTACACACTTACACACACCTTGCAATGACGACGTTTCAGCCATTACACACCCTCTTACACAACCGCACACACCTATACACACAGAATTGATAATTGGTGTAGGGCGAAAAGCTGATTACTGTGGTGAAGTCGTGACGATAGTCGGTTGGGAGAACAGGGGCACAAAGGTGCAGATTGAATTTTCCAATCGGCGAATGCAGTATGTGAAGCGAGGCAGCTTGAAAGCACCCGCTTGTAAATTGATGTGAGGCGATGGTGAGAAGAGTTCGTTTGGGCGTTCGGAATCAACAATCAGGACGCATCGCCGGATTTGTATACTGTGACCTTGAGTCCTGGAACAAAAGTGAGTTGATCATCACTGCTGTTGATGACGGGAAAAAGCTGATTACTGGGTTGTATGTTCCGCATATCAGCGCTAGTCGCTCACTGTTGCAGGTGTTATTTGGCTGTAAATATCCAGAAATTGACTTTACCAGGGGTAGCTTGAGTGATTTTTAAATGGGTGTTGGGGATTGGTCACTTACGCCCAAAAAAACTTTCCGCCAATTATGGCGTACTGTGCGTCAAAAAAAGATGGATTAGCGGGCTTAAAAGCTTTTAAGCGAATTGACCGACAATTTACCAATTATTGGGAAATAATGGGAGACTTCTTATAAGTATTGGGAACTGTTCGGATTTATTGGGAATTTTTGAGCTAATGAGAATTTTGTGACTGGATGATTTTTAAGGGGTAAAAAGGTAAGAAACAAATTGGAGATTTGGGAGATATTGTCTAGATATTGGGAGATGTTGAATGTAGTTGGTGAGAATTGGGAAAATGGATGTTTTGTCGAGGTTTTTTCTCAGATGCACGAATTTAGTCAAATTAAGAAGCTAGTGCCAAAACTGTAATATTTCTTGATAAATAGGTCAATAATCACGGTTTGGGCGGTTCATCTTGAGAGTAATTATGAATTAGATAGACGAAAAAAGGGTCAAAAACAGGGGTAAATTTTTTTTGTGGATTTTGTAGATTTAATGTTGAGTCTTGGTTCTCTTTCAAGCCGAATGCTCAACGTTCACTTTCAAAGTGATCAACTACGATAGTCAAGCGATCGCGCATCTTGTGGTCAACCTAATCCAAGATAAAATCAAGAGCGAAGAATTTTAATTGATGATGAGCCAGGGGTAAGCTATGGAAGCCAAAAGCGAAGTGACAATAAAATTTAGTGGCTCACTACCAACAGCCACACCTCTTCAGAATAAAAAAGTTGCAATCGAGTTGACTGATCAGAACGGTATAGTCTTCACTGCTCAAGTTAATGCCAAAAGTTGGCGGAAGGCTGAAACTAGCGCCTCAGAATTTGCAGACTGGGCTGGGGCTGTATCGGGCAAGCTTGGACAGCGCACAGAAAACGGGTTTGAGGTAGTTGATGCTGGGGTTCAAATCTTTGAAAAGAAGGCGAAAGAGCCTAAACCAGATGTAGCGGCGGCTGAAGCTGGCGCTTCTTTATAGATGTGTCTCTTCATTCATGTTCAATGAAAGGAAGAGCATGGATGCTAAGGCATTTGTTCATCTTTGGGTATAAGCTCCCATTAAAGATACTTAAGCCCGGATTTCTCACCATACCTCGAAGGGAGGAGTAATGAGTAGTGAGTAAGGAGTAGTGAGTAAAGTCTTCACTTATTACTCATTACTTATTACTTATTACTTATTACTGAGTATTTACTATTACTCATCATCAAACGCTTCATGAGCTTGTGAGAAATACGGGATAAGAATCGCCTGATCTCCTGGGGAAAGCGGCTGATTCAATCTTTTAGTTAGCCATTACTGGTTAACTTCCTTGCGCGGTCGCAGCATCTGTTCTTGAGTCAATCCATAGGATTTTGAGTATCCATCAAATGCTAATCGAGTCAACAGGTAATTTTCCCATTGACCTATGAGCAATTGCCAAATCCATGCTGCAACGGGTACTTTGCACTTCACAACTTGATAATCGATGCCTATGTGGGACACTATAAATACAGTACGCCTGACATGGTATGGCGACGTAACAATCAAAGCCGAAGACCAGTGATTCTTAAGCATGATCTCGCTTGCATTGAATAGATTCTGGTAAGTATTTCTTGCCTGTGTGTCTGTCACTAAAACACTTCTAGGAACTCCTATAGAGTGGGCGAAATTTGCCATCACATCGGCTTCAACATAGTGATTATATACGGCTGCACCTGAAAACAAAATGTATTTCGCCCGTCCAGTATGAAAGAGTTCTACAGCTTTGAGAACTCTTTGCCGCGCAATCTCACCAATACTGCCGTCTGAATTTGCTGGGTTGCCAAGTACAATGATGACATCGAAGGTTTTGCGTTTCGAGTTGACCAAAGGTGCTTGACAGAAAAATAGAGGAACAATATTTATGACAAGCAGTGAAACTGGTATCGTCAACAAAATCGGTCTAACCAACCATAGTGCTGCTCGATAAATTGTTCTAGATTTCCATCGCATTCTCTTAACGCCGCACATAAATGAACCGTTATGTAGTAAGTGTAGCGATCGCATAGAGAATTGCTGAATGACTTTATAAATGTTTGGCTGTATCTGGGCTTGTTCTGGGGCATTTTTTATTATCTCCTTATATTCAGCAGCAGATAGCAGTATTTGGGCTTATTACCATCCTGTAGATAAAAACCAAAGACAGCTATGGAAGCGGGGGTGCTGTCGGATTTAGGATTTGAAAAAGCTATCGCCTGCGGGTAGTAAGCAATGGTTAACGGTGTAAATAGCGATTTTATTGAAAAGTTGTTGTGAAGCGATTTTGAAGAGTCAGTAATCACCGAAGACATCCACCGATAGCTCATTGTAAGATGGGCATATATACAGAAATCCTTATAGCGAACTCTCA encodes:
- a CDS encoding DUF3854 domain-containing protein produces the protein MPEIIYHTGCLSASQHIQEWTQGSGVSEAIASLNIESLTEKELNERINPQYPIKTGGWWCRGVNWRNGQPMGLFYGQGKPDKLHLVDPAKGKTAKYMTATGMEPDAIFLAMTDKDYWAKVYADESIIRVWTEGAKKAAAGLTLLLATIALTGVWNWGKGGKLAPEVERWAQPGTKHVIAFDSDYVSKPSCRQAIIQFAKLLTARGCEVLIATWPKEWKGMDDYIVANGGDAFKEAIANAQTVKQWEKQFTKKDQQTGKSLSPRRSAQVLAERYRSEWKYDLGQNTWRHCNGKIWPAVHKEVFIQMVYRQLETMPEVSYENFAYVENVVRFLQTELLEAEWNTFDRMKWIAFKDCVYEVETGKRHEHAPGFGFISCLEHDFPELVVIDPASSLLDQLRITAPTFWAWAMHSQKGDPLKVLKLLAIINGVIKFRFFELQMFVHLCGVPGAGKGTFARLLEAIVGKSNHSSARLPKLGEDYTIANIINYQLVVCPDEKKYVGDWGGLLSLTGGDTISYREIYKPESKGKFYGTIVVLSNSAIFAGDTTGIERRLCLMTFDVPLIERDPAIEARMQKEVPALTALSLGMPDQQVTDLLRGTGSAVIPDFKRSSWLHKTENDSVALFMEERLVRSSAESYVTVGNKSSDIYTLYGAYVRLCEDNNSKTLFTANNFRNRLLEFSRDLGWDEARETRQRDNQYRIYGVRLREQDDEAPRISEILGQCVPVCTPCVSSVYSPEPLENMGCVRCVEENDRSSRMCIESASENKSIIDESCPENLTHLHTPCNDDVSAITHPLTQPHTPIHTELIIGVGRKADYCGEVVTIVGWENRGTKVQIEFSNRRMQYVKRGSLKAPACKLM
- a CDS encoding YdcF family protein → MRWKSRTIYRAALWLVRPILLTIPVSLLVINIVPLFFCQAPLVNSKRKTFDVIIVLGNPANSDGSIGEIARQRVLKAVELFHTGRAKYILFSGAAVYNHYVEADVMANFAHSIGVPRSVLVTDTQARNTYQNLFNASEIMLKNHWSSALIVTSPYHVRRTVFIVSHIGIDYQVVKCKVPVAAWIWQLLIGQWENYLLTRLAFDGYSKSYGLTQEQMLRPRKEVNQ